A region of Subtercola boreus DNA encodes the following proteins:
- a CDS encoding sensor histidine kinase → MRTAAWVEGWVFTLSSLVCLLIAGGIPGHVLALGLPLYAVMLAGYVMIGRSSATLWIVVVTVAGLAVGALLGSVVVDHAAVLSALLLVSGGGIGALAIVLQGSLSGRFYLAAAFLVNLTIALSSMTSDEAVQALAIFLVSWTVNVIVGIWITDSVRRARDRIARLGAVHRAERWASELEAQRRRSARLLHDTVLATLTLLAHSGRGVDPDALRVQASDDAVLLRQLRHGETPIPRSSGTYNLRTDQAPPVTQSIKALQQRFKRRGLQVHWHGDGDVTLPPHVRSAFLLSLGECLENVRRHAQVDEADVTITQDAGGVRAMVTDSGVGFETDGVDPARLGLAESVVARIRDVGGTTRIFSAPGAGTTVVLEVPR, encoded by the coding sequence TTGCGAACCGCTGCGTGGGTGGAGGGCTGGGTCTTCACCCTCTCCTCGCTGGTCTGCCTGCTGATCGCCGGGGGGATCCCTGGACACGTCCTCGCTCTCGGACTCCCGCTCTATGCGGTGATGCTCGCCGGGTACGTGATGATCGGGCGCTCGTCGGCCACCCTCTGGATCGTGGTGGTCACGGTGGCCGGCCTGGCGGTCGGCGCTCTCCTCGGCAGTGTTGTGGTCGATCATGCCGCCGTTCTGAGCGCGCTCCTGCTCGTCTCCGGTGGCGGGATCGGGGCGCTGGCGATCGTTCTGCAGGGGTCGCTCTCCGGACGGTTCTACCTGGCCGCCGCGTTCCTCGTCAACCTGACGATCGCGCTGTCGTCGATGACCTCCGATGAGGCCGTGCAGGCCCTCGCGATCTTCCTCGTCAGCTGGACGGTGAACGTCATCGTCGGAATCTGGATCACCGACAGTGTGCGACGCGCCCGTGACCGGATCGCCCGGCTCGGCGCCGTGCACCGTGCTGAGCGGTGGGCGAGCGAACTCGAAGCGCAACGCCGGCGGAGCGCCCGGCTCCTGCACGACACCGTGCTCGCGACCCTGACCCTGCTCGCGCACTCCGGCCGGGGAGTGGATCCCGACGCCCTCCGCGTGCAGGCCAGCGACGACGCCGTTCTGCTGCGCCAGCTCCGCCACGGCGAGACACCGATACCCCGGTCATCCGGAACCTACAACCTCCGCACCGACCAGGCCCCACCGGTCACGCAGAGCATCAAGGCGCTGCAGCAGCGCTTCAAACGGCGCGGACTCCAGGTGCACTGGCACGGCGATGGCGATGTCACACTGCCCCCGCACGTGCGGAGCGCCTTCCTGCTCTCCCTCGGCGAGTGCCTCGAGAACGTCAGGAGGCACGCCCAGGTGGACGAAGCAGACGTGACGATCACCCAGGACGCGGGTGGAGTGCGCGCAATGGTCACGGACTCGGGCGTCGGATTCGAGACGGACGGGGTCGACCCGGCTCGGCTCGGCCTGGCCGAGTCGGTCGTCGCGCGCATCAGGGACGTCGGGGGCACCACCCGCATCTTCTCTGCGCCCGGTGCCGGGACGACCGTCGTGCTCGAGGTTCCCCGATGA
- a CDS encoding response regulator transcription factor, producing the protein MTTTHENIRLAIVDDHRMLLGALTEWIRGAASDINMVAAVTTWPDLLTNPEFPVDVVLLDLDLKDNLPISVKLRALKSAGVKTVLMSTYSEPVVVREALAAGALGYLVKSEEADMIVEAIRSAAKGEPFISSELDLALSAQEVNGSPKLSAQERRVMALYGGGEPVKQVAEQLSISEETAKSYLKRIREKYRVLGIDVGTKVALRKRAIQDGLLIQDDYLTNSDVSAEPHS; encoded by the coding sequence ATGACGACGACGCATGAGAACATCCGATTGGCGATTGTCGATGACCACCGCATGCTCCTCGGAGCTCTCACAGAGTGGATCCGCGGTGCCGCGAGCGACATCAACATGGTCGCCGCCGTCACCACGTGGCCCGACCTGCTGACGAACCCCGAGTTCCCCGTCGACGTCGTGCTGCTCGACCTCGACCTGAAGGACAACCTGCCGATCTCGGTCAAGCTGCGGGCCCTCAAGTCCGCCGGAGTGAAGACGGTGCTGATGAGCACCTACTCGGAGCCCGTCGTAGTGCGTGAGGCCCTCGCGGCCGGAGCCCTCGGCTACCTCGTGAAGAGCGAGGAGGCCGACATGATCGTCGAGGCGATCCGCTCGGCCGCGAAGGGCGAACCGTTCATCTCGAGCGAACTCGACCTGGCGCTCAGCGCACAGGAGGTCAACGGCTCCCCCAAGCTGAGCGCCCAGGAGCGGCGCGTGATGGCTCTCTACGGTGGGGGCGAGCCGGTCAAGCAGGTCGCCGAGCAGCTCAGCATCTCCGAGGAGACCGCGAAGAGCTACCTGAAGCGCATCAGGGAGAAGTACCGCGTGCTCGGCATCGATGTCGGCACGAAGGTCGCCCTCCGGAAGCGCGCCATCCAGGACGGGCTGCTCATCCAGGACGACTACCTCACGAACTCCGACGTGTCGGCGGAGCCGCACAGCTAG
- the metX gene encoding homoserine O-acetyltransferase MetX: MDWQIPEDTVPSDFITDAQIRSILGKPPATGAWRDGDPVGRRQFAHIGDITFEAGGTVPDARIAFETFGTLNGAADNAVLVAHALTGDSHLAGPAEPGHPTAGWWGGIVGPGLAIDTDRFFVVAPNMLGSCQGSTGPASIAPDGEEWGSRFPFTSIRDQVTAQERVMRQLGIRRWAAIVGGSMGGMQVLEWGAMFPALSEKLAMIAAPPISSADQIALNSVQIEAIRADPLFHDGSYYNATDGEGPHSGLALARRMALLNYRSPTELNDRFERSWQSGISPLGRGGRFAVESYLDFHGNKFTRRFDANAYITLVEAMSSHDVGRGRGGVVEALRTVSAVSLVIGIDSDRLFPVEDQQVIARHIPGNIDGDDATVISSRFGHDGFLIEDELVSRELRRLLAL, encoded by the coding sequence ATGGACTGGCAGATACCCGAAGACACCGTTCCGAGCGATTTCATCACCGACGCGCAGATCCGGTCGATCCTCGGCAAGCCGCCGGCGACCGGGGCCTGGCGGGACGGCGACCCGGTGGGGCGCCGGCAGTTCGCGCACATCGGCGACATCACGTTCGAGGCCGGCGGCACGGTTCCGGATGCCCGGATCGCCTTCGAGACGTTCGGAACGCTGAACGGGGCCGCCGACAATGCGGTGCTCGTGGCGCACGCCCTCACGGGAGACAGCCACCTGGCGGGACCGGCCGAGCCCGGGCATCCGACAGCCGGCTGGTGGGGCGGGATCGTGGGGCCCGGACTCGCGATCGACACCGACCGGTTCTTCGTGGTCGCACCCAACATGCTGGGCAGCTGCCAGGGCTCGACAGGTCCCGCCTCGATCGCGCCTGACGGGGAGGAATGGGGCAGCCGGTTCCCGTTCACCAGCATCCGCGACCAGGTCACGGCGCAGGAGCGGGTGATGCGCCAGCTCGGCATCCGGCGCTGGGCCGCGATCGTCGGCGGATCGATGGGCGGAATGCAGGTGCTGGAGTGGGGCGCCATGTTCCCGGCTCTCTCCGAGAAGCTCGCCATGATCGCTGCCCCGCCGATCTCGAGCGCTGACCAGATCGCGCTCAACTCGGTGCAGATCGAAGCGATCCGGGCGGATCCGCTCTTCCACGACGGCAGCTACTACAACGCCACAGACGGGGAGGGACCGCACTCCGGCCTGGCCCTCGCCCGGCGGATGGCCCTGCTGAACTACCGGAGCCCCACCGAGCTGAACGACCGGTTCGAACGCAGCTGGCAGAGCGGCATCAGCCCGCTCGGGCGGGGCGGACGGTTCGCGGTGGAGTCGTACCTCGACTTCCACGGCAACAAGTTCACCCGCCGGTTCGACGCGAATGCCTACATCACGCTGGTCGAGGCGATGAGTTCGCACGACGTCGGGCGCGGACGGGGCGGAGTCGTCGAGGCGCTCCGGACGGTCAGCGCCGTCTCGCTCGTGATAGGCATCGACAGCGACCGACTCTTCCCGGTGGAGGACCAGCAGGTCATCGCCCGGCACATCCCCGGCAACATCGACGGGGACGACGCGACGGTGATCTCCTCACGGTTCGGACACGACGGGTTCCTCATCGAAGACGAGCTGGTGAGCCGGGAACTGCGCCGGCTCCTCGCGCTCTGA